Genomic segment of Deltaproteobacteria bacterium:
AGACCAAGGCCAGGACAACCATGATCATCCCCCCGGCCCGGTACTGTTCCAGGGCCAGGGACAGCAGTCGGTTCATGAACTCTTCCCTCATCGCCCCCTCTCGGAGTCAGATTCGGGTCGACCCAAAAGGACCACGCTCATGGCCACCCCGGCCTCTTCCATGTTGCCGACGATGGCTTCCACCCGGCGTTCAAGGACATGGTGAAGAAAGAGGATGGGGATGGCCACGGCCAGTCCCAACTGGGTGGTGATCAGCGCCTCGGAAATTCCTCCGGACATGAGCTTGGCGTCGCTGTTTCCGAACATGGTGATCACCCCGAAGGTATGGATCATCCCCGTGACGGTGCCTAGAAGCCCGAGCAAAGGAGCGATGGCCCCAAGCACGGACAGGGTGGGCAGAAACCGTTCCAGTCTGGGAATTTCCTTCAAGATGGCCTCGTGAAAGACATTCTCGAGAACCTCCCGGGAAGACTCTGCGTGGCGAAGTCCGGACAGAACGATTCTGGCTATTGGACTCCTGGCCTCGAGCTTCTCGAAATGATCAGCGCTTTGCGCCAGGCTTTTCCGGCCCGCCCAGCCGCGAACCCGAGACAACAGACGTTCGTTTCCAGTGCCGATGCGCAGTAGGGACCAAAGCCGTTCCAGACCGATGGCCAAGCCCAGAAGACCAATGCCCAGAATAGGCCAGACGAGAATCCCTCCGGCTCGGATCTTGGCTTCCAGGCCGCCACCGGGCTTCAGATTGGCCACGTAGACCCCGCCAGAAAAATCAAGGGGCGCTGACAAGGCCGTACCCTCGGCCACGGCCAGAACGGACTCGACCGTCTGCTTCGGAAGATCTCCGGCCGCGGCCGCGAACCGCCCCTGCTCCGGCTTCAGAATCAGAGCGTAGACGTATCCGTCCTCCAATGCGTAGGCCGCATTCTCTCCCAGCCTGACGATGGTCCCGTTATGCTCCATCCCATCCCGCCCCATGAACCGACCCGGCTCCACGGATATTTGTCCGGAGTCCTCGGCCTGGGCCAGGAGAGCCTCGGCCAAGCCCCGGATGGACGGAAACCCGGGCATGGCCTCGCTCTCGACGATTTCCCGGACCGCCGCAGAACGCTCCGGACGACCCGGAGCCGAAAGGCCAACCCGCAGGAGCCGCTGGGCGTCCCGGGCTGCGGTTCGAGTCACGGTCTCGATGAGCAGGATATCCTTTTCCTGTTCGGCCAGAGCTTGCCGCTGGTCCTCCTCTTCGGCCAGGAGGGCCTCGAACTCGGCTTTGAGTTCGGCCAATCCCGCCTCTTGTTCGGCCGCGGCCTTTTTGAGCTCGGACACCCGGGCCGAAAGGGCCTTTTTATCGTTGACGACGGACTCCAATGTTTCGCGGGAATCGGTCTCGATGTTCCGGGCCTCGTCCATGGCCCTTGACGCGGCCTCTGGCCAGGTGGCCGCCCAGAGAGGAACGGAGGTCAGGACTACAAAAATCACTCCGGTCGCCATCCGGAAACAACAATCACGGTTCACTGACCACCTCCCGGGCCACGGGTAGGCCGACCAGTTCCGCCGGTCGCCTCCGGGCCGTCATGTCCAAGGCCACGGCCACCTTGGCCGCGTCCTCGGCACTCATGGGAATCCAGTCCCGGGATACGGGGTCCAGGACAAAGCCCCGCTCCCTGTCCGGGGTCACGAGGTACATGGCCAGCCGCCCGACCCTGAGGGTCGTTCCCTGGACTAGGCCCTCGGCCGTCTCCACTGCGGCCTCACCCGTTTCCACCCCTTGACCGTACTGGGCCTCAATCTGCAGGGCCTCCAATGTTCGCCGCAACTTTTCCCCTAGGGCCAGATCGTGCCGGTTCAGAGCCTCTTGCAGGCGCCGAAGTCTGGTTCCGCGCTCTTCCAGAAGAAATGGCAGGCCAGCTTCCAGGGTACGATCCAGACGCTCGGCAACCTGGTCCAAATAGGGTTCCATCTCCAGGGCGATGACCCGGGCCCCCTTGTGCAGGGCCTCAATCTCCGAGAGCACCCGGTGCTGGTCGGCTATGTACGTGGCGTACTTGCCCGCCTGATGCTTCAGCCAAAGCCGATAGCGAATAAGCTCCAGGGCCTCGTCCTGCAGCGCCTTGATCTCCGGAGCCATGCTCTCGACGTTTTGCTGATCCTTTTGGGCCTCAGTTATGGCCTTCTCCAGGGTCGACAGCACGGCTTCCGGTTCCTGGCCCATGACGGACAAAGGCAAAAAAATAATGATGGCCAGGGCCATCAGTACTGCGTGCATGGTTCTCCTCGGGTTGTCTCCGACGGGGCAAACAAAGACCCGGCCCGGGAACGAAAACACGGGCCGGGTCCATCTCCCGATCAGAAGGTCAGATTCACCCCTGCGATGAAATTCGTGCCTGGCATGGGGTAGCCGGGCAAGTACTCGTATTTTTCGTTGGTCAGATTCTCCACGGCCAGAAATATCTCGCCCTCCCAGGCCTTGGACTCCGGTTCATAGGCATAGCTGATCTTGGTGTTGGCCAGGAAATACGAGTCGACCTTGTCCTCGTTCTCAGTGTCGTATTTTCGGGCCTGGGGCCCCACATACATCTTGGATACCCACAGACCGTCCAGGCTGAGCTTGAAATTCTTCAAAAACCTGTAGTTGAGCCCGCCCGAAACGGTCGTGTCCGGAGCGTAGGGCAGATCGGAGGGGTCCGTGTCCAGAAGTGTCAGACCGGCGAACAGGGACAGATTGTCCAAAGGGTTGACCGTGACCGAAGCCTCCAGCCCTCGGATGGTGAACCGCTCGATATTGGCGTACGTTGGCGGCGGGGGGGGCGGCGGAACAAGGACGAACCGATCCCGGCCCCGGTCGTAGAACAACGAGATGTCGACCACGGCCCAGGCCCCGAAGCGCTGGGTGATCCCGACCTCGTAATGGTCTGTCTTCTCGGCCTTCAGATTCTTCCACGATTCCTTCAGGGCAGGAATAACCTTCTCGGACATGACCACCACCTCAAGGCCGGGATAGACCACTCCCCGGGCATAGTTGGCGTACACTTCCGTGGACTCATAGCCTAGAATGACCCCGGCGTGGGGGGCCAGCTCACTGTTGAAATCCGTGTTGTCGTAGTAACGGACCCCTGCCGAGGGGATGAAATAGAGGGCGTCCCTGGAGCCGAAAAACCAGTTGAGGGCCGTGTAGGGAGACAGAATGGCGAAATCGTGGCCATCCCAATTGTCCGATGTCCCGTCGCTCAGATCCTTGTCGTAGCTGCCCTTGGTGTAGTCCCAGTCAACTCCGGCAAGGAGTTCTCCTCCGCCGGGGATGGTTATCGTCTCCTTGGCCTTGACCCCGTAGAAGAGGAAGTCGTTGTAGAGTTTCTCCTTCACTCCGGGTTTGGAAGTCGGATTGTCAAGCCAATTGCCCTTGCCGTTGTTCCGGTAGGCCTTGATCTCGCCCTTGAGCACGTCATATTCGTGAGAGAGGGTGGCCGACGTCAGGATGTTTTTGGTTTCGTACCGTCCCTGCTTGGCCGTCGAGGGCCTGTCCTCGCTGCCCGGGTCCATGGCGTAGTTATCGGTCAGCAGGGTGAACAAAGCGATCTTCCAGGCCCTGCTCAGCTCATACCCCAGCCGACCGTACACGTCGCGAAGCTCGCCGTTGGAATCGTCGCGATGGCCGTTGGAACGCCGAAACCCTCCGCCCACATAGTAGTCGAAACGGTCCACCTTGCCCCCATTTTCCAGGGTGGTGATGAGTGTCGAGTAGCTGCCTCCAGCCAACTGGGTCTTGGTCACGAAGCCGTCGGTCTTCTTCTCCTTGGGCACGATGTTCACCGCCGCATAGGCATTGCCGAAATTCTGCGGCTGAGGACTCTTGTAGACCTCGATGGATCCTGCCGGATCGATGGCCATGAGGTCGAGCAATGGATGATTCCAGACGCTCATGAACATGGGCACGCCATCGATGAAGGTTTTAATTTCTGATCCCGGACGGCTGGACCCCATGCCGCGGATGAAGATGCCGCCGCCCTCCCCACCGCCGAAGGACCCCAGATAATCGAAACGGGAGATGGTCACCCCGGGCGTGGTCCGCAGGGCAGTGGCCAGGTCCTGGGCGTTGAGGTCCTTGATCTGGCTCTCGGTGACGATGGTTCGCGGCGCGGCATATCTGTCGATTATATTCCCCTCGATGATGGGCGGGGCCGTGACCACCATCTCCTCTAGAACCGTGGCATTGACCGTGTCGTCGGACTCCTGGGCCGGGCAAGGCGCCGACCGAAAAATTCCAAAGACGAACATAGTCGCCATGACGATTGGAAAAAAAATTCTGGACATTTCTCCTCCTTGTCATATCCAAGGGGAAACCCCTCGGATGTTGGGGTTTGCGATCAGGAAGGCAGGATTCTCTTGGCAGGGGCCTGCCTTCCCATTTTTTTCTTTTCAAGATGCTGATCCATGATTTCAGACGAATCGCCACCGGGTCTTGTCTCAACATATCTTGACTGCGGACAGAAAATAGCAATCGAAGTCATGGTCCTGTAATATCTCGATCCTGAAGCCCCGGCCTGTCATGAGGCTTCGCATCACCTGGGCCTCGGGCATGAGATCGCCCTCCACGACCGAACCGGCCTTTCGATGAACGTCGTTGATTTCCTGAAACCCGATGAGGTGAAAAAGAATCAACCGTCCCCCAAGGTTGAGGGCTCGAT
This window contains:
- a CDS encoding DUF3450 domain-containing protein, whose amino-acid sequence is MHAVLMALAIIIFLPLSVMGQEPEAVLSTLEKAITEAQKDQQNVESMAPEIKALQDEALELIRYRLWLKHQAGKYATYIADQHRVLSEIEALHKGARVIALEMEPYLDQVAERLDRTLEAGLPFLLEERGTRLRRLQEALNRHDLALGEKLRRTLEALQIEAQYGQGVETGEAAVETAEGLVQGTTLRVGRLAMYLVTPDRERGFVLDPVSRDWIPMSAEDAAKVAVALDMTARRRPAELVGLPVAREVVSEP
- a CDS encoding MotA/TolQ/ExbB proton channel family protein — its product is MNRDCCFRMATGVIFVVLTSVPLWAATWPEAASRAMDEARNIETDSRETLESVVNDKKALSARVSELKKAAAEQEAGLAELKAEFEALLAEEEDQRQALAEQEKDILLIETVTRTAARDAQRLLRVGLSAPGRPERSAAVREIVESEAMPGFPSIRGLAEALLAQAEDSGQISVEPGRFMGRDGMEHNGTIVRLGENAAYALEDGYVYALILKPEQGRFAAAAGDLPKQTVESVLAVAEGTALSAPLDFSGGVYVANLKPGGGLEAKIRAGGILVWPILGIGLLGLAIGLERLWSLLRIGTGNERLLSRVRGWAGRKSLAQSADHFEKLEARSPIARIVLSGLRHAESSREVLENVFHEAILKEIPRLERFLPTLSVLGAIAPLLGLLGTVTGMIHTFGVITMFGNSDAKLMSGGISEALITTQLGLAVAIPILFLHHVLERRVEAIVGNMEEAGVAMSVVLLGRPESDSERGR
- a CDS encoding TonB-dependent receptor; the encoded protein is MSRIFFPIVMATMFVFGIFRSAPCPAQESDDTVNATVLEEMVVTAPPIIEGNIIDRYAAPRTIVTESQIKDLNAQDLATALRTTPGVTISRFDYLGSFGGGEGGGIFIRGMGSSRPGSEIKTFIDGVPMFMSVWNHPLLDLMAIDPAGSIEVYKSPQPQNFGNAYAAVNIVPKEKKTDGFVTKTQLAGGSYSTLITTLENGGKVDRFDYYVGGGFRRSNGHRDDSNGELRDVYGRLGYELSRAWKIALFTLLTDNYAMDPGSEDRPSTAKQGRYETKNILTSATLSHEYDVLKGEIKAYRNNGKGNWLDNPTSKPGVKEKLYNDFLFYGVKAKETITIPGGGELLAGVDWDYTKGSYDKDLSDGTSDNWDGHDFAILSPYTALNWFFGSRDALYFIPSAGVRYYDNTDFNSELAPHAGVILGYESTEVYANYARGVVYPGLEVVVMSEKVIPALKESWKNLKAEKTDHYEVGITQRFGAWAVVDISLFYDRGRDRFVLVPPPPPPPTYANIERFTIRGLEASVTVNPLDNLSLFAGLTLLDTDPSDLPYAPDTTVSGGLNYRFLKNFKLSLDGLWVSKMYVGPQARKYDTENEDKVDSYFLANTKISYAYEPESKAWEGEIFLAVENLTNEKYEYLPGYPMPGTNFIAGVNLTF